The Algihabitans albus genomic sequence GGCGAATCCGGGTCATCCCGAAGTACAGGCGGAGATCGCCGGCGCGGTCGAACGCATTCGGACCGCCGGAAAGGCGCCCGGTATCCTAACGCCGATCGAGGCCGAGGCCCGGCGCTGGCTCGAGGCCGGCTGTCTTTTCGTCGCAGTCGGTGCGGACGTCGGAATTCTGGCACGCCAATCGGACGCTCTCGCGGCCCGCTTCAAGAGCTGATGTTATGACGCCCCAGGAACAGCGTATCGAAACCAGCGACCGTGACGGCGATAAGTTGATGGTGCCGGCGAGACTGGTCGAGGCGCAGCTCCGCGCCGTCCTCTCCGCCTGGGGCATGCCGGCCGAGCAAACCGAGATCACGACCCGCATCATGCTGGCAACCGATCTGCGCGGTGTCGACTCCCATGGGATCGGGCTGCTGCCGCTCTACGACGAGCTTCGTCAGGCCGGCAAACTGACGATGGCGCCGCAAGTCGAGGTCTTGCGGGAGACCCCGGTTACCGCATTGCTCGATGCCGGCGGCGGTCTCGGTCACTATCCGGGCGACCGGGCAATGCGTTTGGCAATCGAGAAATGCAGGTCGAGTGGGCTCGCCGCCGTTGCCGTGCGTAACTCCAACCACTTCGGTGCTGCCGGCATTTACGCCCTGTTGGCCGCGGAAGCGGGGTTTATCGGCCTCGCCACCAGCAACGTCTGGAACGCCGCGGTAGTGCCGACCCGCGGACGCGAACCGATGTTCGGCACCAATCCGCTCGCCTTCGCCGCTCCGGCCGGGCGCAATCCACCGTTCTGTCTCGACATCGCGACCAGCACGGTCGCGATCGGCAAATTGCGTCTGGCCTGGCTCGAGGGCCGCGATCTGCCGGAAGGCTGGGCCGTTGACGAACAGGGGCATCCGACCCGGGATGCGGCCGCGGCCCTGGCTCTGCGCCTGCTGACGCCCTTGGGCAGCAGGTCCGAGCTCAGCAGCCACAAGGGCTATGGCCTGGCGGCCATGGTCGAGGTGCTTTCGGCCATGCTGTCGGGCGCAAGCTTCGCAGTGTTGCGCGACCCCGACGCAGACCGTCTGAATGTCGGACATTTCTTTCTCGCCCTCGATCCTGCGGCGTTCCGGGATCGCGCCGAGTTCGAGGCTGAAATGGACGAGATGATCGACCGGCTGCGTGCCAGTCGGCCTGTCGACCCTGCCTTGCCGGTTTTAGTACCGGGCGATCCGGAAATCACGGAGGAGCGGGAACGCCAGGTTATGGGCGTCCCTGTCTCGCGAAAGCTGGCCGTCATGCTGCGCGACGTCGCGCAGCGCTGCGGCGCCCGCTACCTTTTGGAGACTCCCGCCGGCTGACAAGTCGGGAGAGAGTCGCAGGATCAGACGAAGGAGGTGACAGACGAACCTGAACCGCGGACGCGGCCCCGCTGCGGGCCAACACTTCTGCCGGGACGGCTAAAAATGCCGGCCGGCGACCTGATAAGGGAGGATAAAATGAGAAAATCCGTTATTGAAGGTGTGATCGGCATCGCCGTGATCGCTGGTATCGCGCTGACCGCGCAAAGCGCCGCCGCGGAACGGCTTCGCTTGATGACGGGGCCGCAAGGTGGGTCCTGGTATCCTTTGGGCGGCGCAATCCAGAACATCGTCGAGTCCAACATGGACGGCACCAGTATCCAGGTGCTTCCGGGCGCTGGTATCGCCAACGTCAAGGCGGTGCAGGTCGGCCGTGCCGAGATGGGATTCGCCAACTCGGTCTCGACCGTTGACGGCGTCAAGGGAAATCCACCCTTCGACTCGCCTCAAGACAATGTCTGCAACGTCTCAACGCTCTATCCGCAGTATTTTCAGGTGGTGGCTTTGGCCAACTCCGACCTGCAAAGCCCGGCCGACTTCAAAGGCAAGGCGGCTGCCGTGCAGCCGAAGGGCAACACCGGCGAGGCGATCACGGCCCACATGCTGCAGGCCTATGGTCTGAGCTACGAGGACATGTCGCGAGTCAACCACGGGTCCTATACGGACTCGGTGGCGATGATGAAGGACGGTAACGCCGACTTCTTCACCCTCGGCACCACGGTACCGGCGGGCTCGATTATGGATCTGGCAAGCGCCCGTGACATTAAGCTGGTTCCGATCGACGACGAAGGGCTGGCTCGTATGCAGGAGATAAATCCCGGTTACCAGAGAATCATGGTGAAGTCGGGGAGTTATCCGGGCCAGGACGCGGACGTGCCGACGATCGGCTACGCCACCCATCTCGTCGCGCAGTGTTCGCTGGATGAAGAAATCGTCTATGACGTTGTCCGGAACCTCTACGCCAACGTCAGCGACCTGGCGTCGATCGCTCGCGCGATGCAGGGCATCACGCCCGAGGTCATGGGGGCGGACATCGGAGTGCCGATGCACGCCGGGGCGGTCCGGTTCTTCGAGGAGAAAGGCGCGATGTAGTTTGACGTCCGGGGAGGGGACGGGATGACGAGACCCGACCTCTCCCCGGCGCGCGCCTTTTCCGTCAAGGGGATGAGCCGGTATGTTTGCGGGTAAGTCATGGGCTGCCCGGGCGATCGTTATCGTCGGGTTGGCAATGTCCGGATTCCATCTTTACGTGGCCTTCTTCGGGCCGCCCGACGCCTATGTGCTGCGCAGCACCCACCTCGGTTTCGCGCTGACGCTGGCGTTCTTGATGCTGCCGTGGCGTGCGAAAGCCGAGGCCGAGCGGCCGGGCTGGTACGACCTTTCGATGCTGCTGGGCGCGCTGGCGGCGGCGGCTTATCCCATCGTCTTCAACGACTACATCGTGAACCGCATGGCCTACGTCGACCCGCTGCAAACGGCGGACTTCGTGCTTGGCGTGACGATGATCGTCTTGCTGCTGGAGGCGACACGCCGCGCCGTCGGCCTGGCGTTGCCGATAACTGCCGCCGCGTTTCTGGGCTATGCCTTCTTCATCGCCGATTTCGACCTCGAGATGCTGCTTGACCAGCTCTACATGACGACGGAAGGGGTGTTCGGCATCCCGACCAGCGTCTCGGCAACCTACGTGATGCTGTTCATTCTGTTCGGCACCTTGATCGAGCGTACCGGAACCGGACGACTCTTCATGGACTTCGCCATGAGCCTGACGGGACATACCGCCGGCGGGCCGGCCAAGGTCGCTTGTATCACCAGCGGTCTGTTCGGTTCGGTCTCGGGCAGCGCGGTGGCCAACGTGATGACCACCGGCACCTTCACCATTCCGATGATGAAGCGGATCGGTTACCGCCCTGGCTTTGCGGGGGCCGTCGAGGCGGTGGCCTCGACCGGCGGCCAGATCATGCCGCCGATCATGGGAGCGGCCGCCTTCGTCATGGCCGAGTTTCTGGGCGTCAGCTACCTCTCGGTCGCCGCCTTCGCGCTATTGCCGGCACTGCTTTACTACGTGGCCCTGTTCGCCGCCGTGCATTTCGAGGCCAAGCGCACCGGCATGCAGGGATTGCCGCGCAGCGAGCTGCCGATCATGACCGACGTGCTGATGGAACGCGGTCACCTCTTCCTGCCGCTCGTGATCATCATTACCGTGCTGCTGCTCGGCTACAGCGCGCCCTTCGCCGCGCTTTGCGGGATCGTCTCGGTGATTCCGACGGCGCTGTTGCGGCGTTCGACGCGGCAGTACGTGCGCCTCGGAACCATTCTGGAGGCTCTGGTCGCCGGTGCGCGCAACACCGTGTCCGTGGCGCTGGCCTGTGCTTGCGCGGGTATCGTCATCGGTGTCATCACCCTGACGGGCCTCGGTATCGACTTCACGGGCTTGGTGCTCGACGCCTCGCGAAACAGCCTCGTCCTCGCTCTCGTGCTGACCATGATCGCCGGCATCATTCTCGGCATGGGCATGCCGACGACACCGGCTTACATCGTCCAGGTCGCCCTCCTGGTGCCGGCGATCGTCAACCTCGGCATCGCCGTCGAAGCGGCGCATATGTTCGTCTTCTACTACGCTATTCTATCGGCCATCACACCGCCGGTCGCCATGGCGGTCTATGCCGCCAACGGCATCTCGCGCGCCAGCCTCTGGGACTCGGGCCTTACGGCACTCAAGCTCGGCGCTACCGGCTACATCGTGCCTTTCATGTTCGTTTTTGGCCCCTCGTTGCTGCTGATCGGCCACTGGTCCGACGTGATGCTGTCCATGCTGACCGCGATCACCGGCGTGATCTGTCTCGCCGGCGGTTTGACCGGTTATCTGCTGGGCCCAGCCGCGATCTGGCAGCGCCTGCTCTTGGTCACGGCAGCCCTGGTGCTGATCAAGCCGGGTTTGGGTACGGACCTGATCGGCGCTGCCTGTCTCGGCCTGGTGATTGCCAGCCAGCTATGGCTGCGCCGGCGCAACGAGCCCGCGACGGTGCCTCTCGCGACCGGCGACGCCAACCCGGGGACGCGGAGCGGCCCGGATGCCTAGGATGATCCTGCGCTAGGGCCGAGCTCAGGGTTCCGCCTGCTCGTTGAGAATGCGGGTCCGAGAGTTGTCCAGATGCCGGCGCATGGCGAGACGCGCGGCCTCCGCATCGCCCTGTTCGATCGCCTCGAAGACGGCGACATGCTCGCGCTGGACGCGGGCCAAACGCTCGCTGTCCTTCAAGAGCGATAGTTTGCGAGCCAGCATGATGGCGTTCTCGATATGCCGGCCAAAGCTGTGCGTCAGAGTTTCGAACCAGATGTTGCCGCAGGCTTCGGCGATTGCGGCGTGGAAACGCACGTCCGCTTCCATGCCGACGGCTCCGCTGTCAATGGCCTGTTCGAGGTCCTTGAGAGCTTGGCGGACCGTTTCAAGCTGCTTGGGCGTGCGCCGCTGAGCGGCGAGCCCGGCGCACTCGCTCTCCAACGCGATGCGCACCTCGTAGCAGCGCAGCAGGTCGGCGACGCTGCCGATCGGTGCCAGGCGCATGAAGTCGCGCGGCGGCCGGCGGCTGACGTAGCTGCCGGATCCTTGGCGCGAGATCACTAGACCGTCGGCGCGCAGGCGGCTCAGCGCCTCGCGCACGACCGGACGCGAGACGCCGAACATACGCGACAGCTCGGCCTCCGAGGGCAGACGGTCGTCTTCTTTCAGTTGGTCGGAGACGATCCGCTCGAGGATCTGCTCGTAGAGCTGGTCGGCCAGCTTGGACTGCCGCACCGGGGCACTGACCTCCAATACCGGTGCGTCGGAACGGCGGGTTATCGGCACGGTCTGTCTTTCACCCTGTTCATACCCCAAGAGTGCGCAAGCTGGCGATGACCTGTCAATTTTGCGGTCTGACATCTTTACAAGTCAGACCTAGGTGATGCTGCCCCCGGCACCACGCCGAAACCTTGTCTTGCTCACGGATGAAGAAAAGGGGGGCAGGTCGGAGACAACGCAGGGGCCGATTCTGGAACGAGCGATGTCCTGATGTGCCCAAAAGGCGAATTCAATCGTCTGCAACCAGTTTGGAGAGCTCCTTGGCGGCTCGCCTGAGGCGCTCCAGATGCGTCGTCGCGCGCTCCAGGGTCATGCGCTGCGTCGGAGCGTGAAAGGAGAGCGACGACAGGAAACGTCCGTTGGGGTCAAGGATCGGGACGGCAATCGCGATCATGCCAACCATGAATTCCTCGTCGTCCTGAGCGAAACCGCGGGAGCGGGTACGCTTGATCTCTTCCAGAAGTTTCTCCGGTTCCGTTAGCGTGCGTTCGGTGTGTGGGGTCAGCGCGGCTGCGCGCGCATAGCGCTTGAGATGCGAGTCGGCGAGACTGCTCAGGTAGATCTTGCCGCTCGCCGTGCAGTAGAAAGGGACCTGCGTGCCGATCGGCAGTTGAATCCGCAGCGGCCATTTGGTCTCGATACGGTCGAGGTAAAGCATTGCGTCGCGGTCGGGAAGCGCGATGTTGCAGGTCTCGCCGATGTCCTCCGCAAGAGCGCTCAGCACGGCCAGGCGCGCCGTGCGTACTCTCAGCGACGAGAGGACGCCCAGCGAGAGCGTGCGCATCCGGCGTCCCGGCGTGTAGGCCCGACCGTCGATCTCGCGTTGCAGGAACCCGGCCTGCTCAAGCGTCGAGAACAAGCGATGAATCGTCGGCTTGGGCAGGCCGAGTTTCTGATTGATCTCCGTCGGCGTTGCAGGAACCCCGAGCCGTGCCACCTCCTCGAGAACCAGAAGGAGACGCAGATTGGTTGGAATCGTATCGCTCTGTTCGTCCCTGCCGCCCATCCCCCAACCGTCACTCCTGTCGCAGTGCCGCGCTATCGCGACGGCAGCAGCGCCGTCGATAGATCCGGGACGAGTGCGACGACCAGCCAAACCGTCAGCAGTGCGGCTATGTAGGCGACCGTATAACGAATTAGCCGGAAGTAGGGAACACCCGTCACGCTGCTTGCGACATAGAGGTTGAGGCCGTAAGGCGGCGTGATGAAGCCGATTGAAGCGCCGACCAGAAAGATCACGGCGAACTGCACGGGCTCTACGCCGATCGAATGAGCGATGGGGGCCAGAATCGGCGCGAGGATGATCGTTACCGGCAGGCTTTCGAGCACCATGCCCGAGATGAAGATGATGACCATGGCCGTGAAGAGGACCGCGTAGTAGCCACCCATGCCCGTGACGAAATCGCCGATTACCTCCTGCGCGCCGAGAAGGGAGAGGATCTGCTGCATGACCACGGATACGGCGATCAGGGGCGCGAGGATGCCGGTGATCTGGGCCGAGCGCATCGTGATCGACGGAAGCTCGGTGACGCGAAAGCCCTGGACGACCAGCATTTCGGCATAGCCTCGATCGGTGACCGGGCGTTCCTCTCCCTTGGTGCCGATCAGGCGATGCAGTGGGAGGCTGAGAAGGCCGACGATAACGCAGAAGCCGACGGTCACGCCGGCTGCTTCCGTCGGCGAGAACTTACCTGTGTAAATGCCCCAAAGCACCAGGCCGATCGCGAAGAACCCAAGCCAGGCACCGAGCCCGGTCTTGGCGATTCGGGCGAACTGAAGCGGTATCAAATACCCCCAGCCGTTCCGTTTGCAGACCACCCAGCAGACGAACTGCATTGCGATCACCATGAGCGCGCCTGGCAGGATGCCGGCGACGAAGAGGTCGGAGATCGGCAGATTCAGCAGGAAGCCGTAGACGATGAAGATGATCGAGGGCGGGATGATGATACCCACGGTCCCGCCCGCGGCCGCGGTGGCGGCGGAAAAGCGCGGATCGTAGCCACCCTTGACCATCTCCGGATGAAGCATCGAGCCGATCGTCGCCGTCGTCGCCGAGTTCGATCCCGAGATCGCCGCGAACAGCCCGCAGGCGCCGAGGCTCGCCATGCCGAGCCCGCCGCGGATCCAGCCTAGGCAGGCGTAGGCGAAGTCCGACAGGCGTCGGGCAATGCCGGAGCGGTTGATCAGATCGCCGGTGAGGATGAAGAGCGGCATGGCGAGCAGGGCGAAACCGTCGGTGAAGACATCGCCCAGCGCCGCGCCGATGTTGTCGAGCGTCATCCCCAGCACCAGGCTGGCGCCGATGACCCAGTAGCCGATGACGAGGAAGACCGGTACCCCGAGCAGGAAGAGCAGGGTGGCGCCGATCGAGATGAGCGTGATCCAGTTTCCGTCCATGATAGCTCTCAGTCCGCGCCGATCGCCTGGGGGCTGATCAGATTTCTGCCGCGCCTCAGATTGGTGATGTCTTCGGCCGCGTTCTCGAAGGTCCGCGCGGCCATCGCGATGAAGCTCAAGGGCACGCTCGTCAGCAGCCACCACTGCATGATGTTGTCCGTGCCGAGCAGGATCTGGAAGTTCGAGGCGGAGTTGGCCACGACGCGCAGCGAGGTGACCACGACGATCCAGCAGAAGACGAGCCAGAGAAGGTGATCGAGGCAGAGGCACGCGAACTGCCCGAGACGCGGCAGCGCCATGCGAAGCTCGGAAAAGGCCAGATGCGTGCGCAGCCGCACGTTATAGGCGCAGCCGAACCAGGTCAGGATGAGGAAGAGGAACGGCGGCAGCGTCGTCGACCAGGGGGCCTGCTCGTTGAGGACGAAGCGCCGGAAGACCTCTACGAAGATGATGCCGGCCATCAGAAGGTAGCACGACACCATCAAAGTGCGTTCGAAGTAGCGGTCGACGAGGGGCGATAGATGGTAGATCAGGGCGAGCGCTCCGCCGCCGACCGCCGTCAGAACCGCGCCGAAAAGCCAGGCGCCTGCACCGCGCATGGCGTTGCTGATCGTCCAGGCGTCGTTCGAGCCGAGCGCTGAGACCAGCCGCGCGGCATCCTCGATTAAAGGCAGCATGAAGAGTTCCTCCCGAACGGACCGGCGGATTCTTCCACCGTTTATTGCGACGGCTGCGGGGACGGAACGATCCTATTGGACCGTCCCGGTCCCCGGTCTGTCGTGTTGCCTGGATTGGACCGTTGGGACACAGCCGTCATCGTCCCGGTCCGCCCGGAGCGGGCTGCCGGTGCCCGACAGCCTTTTCCGTCTGTGGGCTGGATCAGGCCGTGCGCCACCAGCGCCGGGGTTCGACATTCTCCGGCTTCATGTCGACCGGAATCTCCCGGGCGACCCGATGAATTTCCTGGTAGGTGTCGATGCCGCCCGACCATTCGTCCAGTCGCTCGCGCCACTGGGCCCACGGCTCCGGATTGTGTTCCGGTGCGCACATTTCCTCGGCCATCTTGATCTGGTCCTCGGCGAGGAAGGCCGGCCGCACGTTGTGATCGACGAAAATCGTGTCGGGGAGCTGCGGGTCCGAGAAGCCGACGGTCTTGACCAGCGCCGCCTCGTTGGCGGCCTGCACATGGACCTGCGCGAGATAGGCAGATTCCATGATGGCATCCTGCAGGTGGGGTTCCATCGCGTCGAAGATCTTCGACGACATGGCGGTGTGCTCCGTGCCGCAGAAGAACCTCAAGTCGACCGACTGTGCGACGACCGGCGACATGTTGGCGTAAGCCACCGCCGAAGCCCAGGTTTCCGCGCCGTCGATAAGGCCCTGCTTCAGGCCGTCGAGCGTTTCTTCCCAAGCGACCGGCACCGGATTGAGGTTGAGCTGTTGCATCGCGATGCGGCCGAGTTGCGTCCCGGTCACGCGATTCTTGGTGCCGAACAGATCCTCCAGCTTGGTGACCAGCGGCTTGTCGGCGAAGTTCTGGCCGAGCTGGATGCCGCGCAGCTCGCAGTGGGAAAAGAGGAACTTGATGCCGTGGCGCTTCTCCAGCGGGTCGCGCAGGATACGCTGGCTCTCGGGATGGTAGAGGAAATAGTACTGCGACGCCCGGCTGGGGAACATGTAGGCGTAATCCAGCACGTTGTAGTAGGGCGCCGCTCCGGCGGAATTCTGGGTCGAGGCGGCGAAGATCTCGGTGATTCCCAGCTGCGTCTTCTCCACGCAGTTGAGCTGACCGCAGATCTGATTGTCGCCGATGAATTCGACGCGGATCTCGCCTTCGGTCCGCTCCTCCAGGTCGCGCGCGAACTCCAGGCAACCGGCCCGCTCGATCAGAAGATTGCGGGCGTTGAAGCCGGACGCTCCGAATTTGAGCTGATGCTTGGGCTCCTTGGCGAAACGCTTCTCGTAGGTTGATTCCGCTGCCCGGGCGAGCGAAGCGAGCGTGACTGCGCCACCTAAGCTGCCGGCCGCCATCAGCGTCGAGGTGATGCCGAATTGTGCCGTCAACTTGAAGAGGTCACGACGGGAAAGGCCACGCAGATTTTTTGAAACGTTCATTTTTTCCTCCCTGCAAAATGAGACTTGCAGTCTCAATAATTGCAGAATAAGTTCAACCTCACAAGACGGTAATTTGGCGAGAGGAAGGCGTTGCGATGACGGAAGCTGCACAGAAGGCGCAGCTGAGCCGACGGACCGATCGATGAGCGGCCTGCAGGCTGACTACGTCGTCGTGGGCGCCGGATCCGCCGGCTGCGTCCTCGCGAACCGTTTGAGCGCCGATCCGGATGTCCGGGTCGTCCTGCTAGAAGCTGGAGGGCGCGACTGGAACCCCTGGATCCACATCCCCGTCGGCTACTTCAAGGTGATGCACAATCCGAGCGTCGACTGGTGTTACCGGACGGAGCCGGATCCCGGACTCGCCGGGCGCTCTCTCGACTGGCCGCGCGGCAAGGTTCTCGGCGGCTCCTCGTCGCTCAACGGACTGCTGTACGTGCGCGGTCAGCACGAGGACTACGACCGCTGGCGCCAGATGGGCAATGTCGGCTGGGCGGCGGACGACGTCCTCCCCTTCTTCAAGAAGGCCGAGGATCAGGAGCGCGGCGCCGACGATTACCATGGCATCGGGGGCCCGCTGCATGTCTCCAACATGCGCCTGCAGCGTCCGATCTGCGATGCCTGGGTGGCCTCGGCTCAGGCGGCCGGCTATCCCTTCAATCCAGACTACAACGGCGCCAGCCAGGAGGGTGTGGGCTACTTCCAGCTCACGGCCCGCAATGGGCGACGCTGCAGTGCAGCCGTCGCCTACCTGCATCCGGTGCGCAAGCGGCCCAATCTCACCATCGTCACCAATGCTCAGGTTCTTCGCCTGGACTTCGAGGGCCGGCGGGCGACAGGGGTGGTCTATCGCGACCGCTTCGGTCGCGAGCAGCGCGTCCGGGCGCAAGGCGAGATCGTGCTCTCGTCGGGTGCGATCGGCTCGCCGCAGATCCTGATGCTGTCTGGGATCGGCGAGGGCGACGTGATCGCGTCCCACGGCATTGCACCGCTCCTCGACCTACCGGGCGTCGGCAAGAACCTGCAGGATCATCTGCAGGCGCGGCTCGTTTACAAGTGCAACGAGCCGACCCTGAACGACGAGGTGCGCAGCCTTTTCAACCAGGCCCGCATCGCGCTCAAGTACCTCGCCTTTCGCGCCGGTCCGATGACCATGGCGGCAAGTCTGGCGACGGCGTTCCTGAAGACGCGGCCCGAGGTCGCGACACCCGACATACAGTTTCATATTCAGCCTTGGTCGGCCGACAGCCCGGGCGAGGGGGTGCACCCCTTTTCCGCCTTCACCGCGTCGGTCTGTCAGCTGCGACCCGAAAGCCGTGGCGAGATTCGGCTGAAGAGCGCGGACGCCGCCGACCATCCGGCGATCCACCCGAATTATCTCTCCACCCAGCTCGACTGCGACACCATCGTTAAGGGCGTCCGCATCGCCCGCGAGATTGCCGGCTGCGCTCCGCTGACCAGCAAGATCTCGGAGGAGTTCCGGCCAGGGGTCGGGGTTGTCAGCGACGACGATCTGCTCGACTGGGTGCGCGGCACGGCGACGACGATCTATCACCCGACGGGTACCTGCAGAATGGGGTTCGACGGTTCGGCCGTCGTGGATGCACGGCTGAGGGTGCGCGGCATCGAGGGCCTGCGCGTCGCCGACTGTTCGATCATGCCGGAGATCGTCTCCGGCAACACCAACGCACCGGCAATCATGATCGGCGAGAAGGCCAGCGCCATGATTCGCGAAGACCGGCGGGCCGGGGCGGCGGTTGGCAGAACTCTGCCGCCTGCGGCCGCAGAGTGACGTCAGGGTCGCAAAAGGAAATCAAGGGAGATGAAGCGATGAAAATGACGACGGAAGAAGCCTTTGTGAAGGTCCTGCAGATGCACGGCATTCGCCATGCCTTTGGCATCATCGGCTCGGCGATGATGCCGGTGTCGGACCTCTTTCCGAGGGCCGGCGTGACCTTCTGGGACTGCGCGCATGAGTCCAATGCGGCGCTGATCGCCGACGGCTACACCCGGACGACCGGGAAGATGGCTATGGCGATCGCGCAGAACGGTCCGGGCGTCACCGGCTTCGTGACGGCGATCAAGACCGCTTACTGGAACCACACACCGATGTTGCTGGTCTCGCCGCAGGCCGCGAACAAGACCATCGGGCAAGGCGGTTTCCAGGAAGTCGATCAGATGGCTCTGTTCCAGGACATGGTCTGCTATCAGGAGGAGGTGCGCGATCCCTCGCGTATGGCCGAGGTGCTCAACCGGGTCATCGAGAAGGCCTGGCGCGGCTGCGCGCCTGCGCAGATCAACATACCGCGCGACTTCTGGACCCAGCAGGTCGACATCGACATGCCGCAGATCGTCCGTCTCGAGCGGCCCTCCGGTGGTGCCCAGGCCATCGCAGAGGCGGCCAAGCTGCTGTCGGAAGCCCGCTTCCCGGTGATCCTGAACGGAGCCGGTGTCGTGGTCGGGAACGCTATCGCGGACTCGCAGGCCCTGGCCGAACGGCTCGATGCACCGGTCTGCTGCGGTTACCAGCATAACGACGCCTTCCCGGGCAGCCACCCGCTCGCCGTCGGTCCGCTCGGCTACAACGGCTCGAAGGCGGCCATGGAACTGATCGCCGAGGCAGACGTCGTTCTGGCTCTCGGTACGCGGCTCAATCCTTTCTCGACGCTGCCGGGCTATGGCATCGACTACTGGCCGAAGCAGGCGAAGATCATCCAGGTCGATATCAACACCGACCGCATCGGCTTGACCAAGAAGGTCACGGTGGGCATCGGTGGTGACGCCAAGCAGGTCGCGCAGCAGATTCTCGCGCAGCTGGCACCGAACGCCGGCGACGCCGGCCGCGCCGAGCGCAAGGCGAAGATCCACCAGACAAAATCCGCCTGGTTGCAGATGCTCTCCTCGCTCGATCACGAGGACGACGATCCGGGTACGGTTTGGAACCAGGAGGCGCGGGAGCGCGACGCCGATCGTATGTCGCCGCGTCAGGCCTGGCGGGCGATCCAGGCGGCCTTGCCGCAGGATGTCATCATCTCCACCGACATTGGCAACAACTGCGCGATCGGCAACGCCTACCCAACCTTCGAGCACGGTCGGCGCTATCTGGCACCGGGGATGTTCGGGCCTTGCGGCTACGGATTCCCGGCGATCATCGGGGCCAAGATCGGTTGTCCCGATGTTCCGGTGATCGGATTTGCCGGCGACGGCGCCTTCGGGATCTCCATGAACGAAATGACCTCGATCGGCCGCGAGGAATGGCCGGCGATCACCATGGTCATCTTCAGGAACTACCAATGGGGCGCGGAGAAGCGCAACACGACGCTCTGGTACGACAACAACTTCGTCGGTACCGAGCTGAATCCTCGTTTCTCCTTCGCAAAGGTCGCCGAGGGCTGCCAGCTGAAGGGCGTCAGCGTGCGCACCCAGGAGGAACTGACGGCAGCATTGCGCCAGGCGGTCGAGGATCAGGCGCAGGGCGAGTCGACCTTCGTCGAGGTGATCCTGAACCAGGAGCTGGGCGAGCCCTTCCGTCGCGATGCGATGAAGAAGCCCGTGCCGGTCGCGGGCATCGATCCGGCGGACATGTGCGAACAGATGCCGGTGTGAACGTCCGGCTGTTCCGGGACGGGACCGGCGCCGACCGCCCTTTGGGCGTTCCACGCGCCGGGACGCCTCGATGACCGATCAATCTTCAGACCGACCGTCGGCGCGGCAGCGCTTCGTCGCGCCGCTGGTGGGGCTCGCGCCGGGGTTCTTGGTTTGCGCAACGGTCGCGTTCGCCGCGCAGTTCCTGTCGGATCATTACGGCGCGCCGGCGATGCTGATGGCACTCCTCCTCGGGATCGCCTTCCATTTCCTGGCGGAGGAAGGGCCTTCGGCGGCCGGTGTCGCCTTCACCTCCAGAAGCGTGCTGCGCTTCGGCGTCGCGCTGCTGGGGGCCCGGATCAGCGCCGAACTGGT encodes the following:
- a CDS encoding TRAP transporter small permease, giving the protein MLPLIEDAARLVSALGSNDAWTISNAMRGAGAWLFGAVLTAVGGGALALIYHLSPLVDRYFERTLMVSCYLLMAGIIFVEVFRRFVLNEQAPWSTTLPPFLFLILTWFGCAYNVRLRTHLAFSELRMALPRLGQFACLCLDHLLWLVFCWIVVVTSLRVVANSASNFQILLGTDNIMQWWLLTSVPLSFIAMAARTFENAAEDITNLRRGRNLISPQAIGAD
- a CDS encoding TRAP transporter large permease is translated as MDGNWITLISIGATLLFLLGVPVFLVIGYWVIGASLVLGMTLDNIGAALGDVFTDGFALLAMPLFILTGDLINRSGIARRLSDFAYACLGWIRGGLGMASLGACGLFAAISGSNSATTATIGSMLHPEMVKGGYDPRFSAATAAAGGTVGIIIPPSIIFIVYGFLLNLPISDLFVAGILPGALMVIAMQFVCWVVCKRNGWGYLIPLQFARIAKTGLGAWLGFFAIGLVLWGIYTGKFSPTEAAGVTVGFCVIVGLLSLPLHRLIGTKGEERPVTDRGYAEMLVVQGFRVTELPSITMRSAQITGILAPLIAVSVVMQQILSLLGAQEVIGDFVTGMGGYYAVLFTAMVIIFISGMVLESLPVTIILAPILAPIAHSIGVEPVQFAVIFLVGASIGFITPPYGLNLYVASSVTGVPYFRLIRYTVAYIAALLTVWLVVALVPDLSTALLPSR
- a CDS encoding TRAP transporter substrate-binding protein, whose translation is MNVSKNLRGLSRRDLFKLTAQFGITSTLMAAGSLGGAVTLASLARAAESTYEKRFAKEPKHQLKFGASGFNARNLLIERAGCLEFARDLEERTEGEIRVEFIGDNQICGQLNCVEKTQLGITEIFAASTQNSAGAAPYYNVLDYAYMFPSRASQYYFLYHPESQRILRDPLEKRHGIKFLFSHCELRGIQLGQNFADKPLVTKLEDLFGTKNRVTGTQLGRIAMQQLNLNPVPVAWEETLDGLKQGLIDGAETWASAVAYANMSPVVAQSVDLRFFCGTEHTAMSSKIFDAMEPHLQDAIMESAYLAQVHVQAANEAALVKTVGFSDPQLPDTIFVDHNVRPAFLAEDQIKMAEEMCAPEHNPEPWAQWRERLDEWSGGIDTYQEIHRVAREIPVDMKPENVEPRRWWRTA
- a CDS encoding GMC family oxidoreductase; protein product: MSGLQADYVVVGAGSAGCVLANRLSADPDVRVVLLEAGGRDWNPWIHIPVGYFKVMHNPSVDWCYRTEPDPGLAGRSLDWPRGKVLGGSSSLNGLLYVRGQHEDYDRWRQMGNVGWAADDVLPFFKKAEDQERGADDYHGIGGPLHVSNMRLQRPICDAWVASAQAAGYPFNPDYNGASQEGVGYFQLTARNGRRCSAAVAYLHPVRKRPNLTIVTNAQVLRLDFEGRRATGVVYRDRFGREQRVRAQGEIVLSSGAIGSPQILMLSGIGEGDVIASHGIAPLLDLPGVGKNLQDHLQARLVYKCNEPTLNDEVRSLFNQARIALKYLAFRAGPMTMAASLATAFLKTRPEVATPDIQFHIQPWSADSPGEGVHPFSAFTASVCQLRPESRGEIRLKSADAADHPAIHPNYLSTQLDCDTIVKGVRIAREIAGCAPLTSKISEEFRPGVGVVSDDDLLDWVRGTATTIYHPTGTCRMGFDGSAVVDARLRVRGIEGLRVADCSIMPEIVSGNTNAPAIMIGEKASAMIREDRRAGAAVGRTLPPAAAE
- the xsc gene encoding sulfoacetaldehyde acetyltransferase encodes the protein MKMTTEEAFVKVLQMHGIRHAFGIIGSAMMPVSDLFPRAGVTFWDCAHESNAALIADGYTRTTGKMAMAIAQNGPGVTGFVTAIKTAYWNHTPMLLVSPQAANKTIGQGGFQEVDQMALFQDMVCYQEEVRDPSRMAEVLNRVIEKAWRGCAPAQINIPRDFWTQQVDIDMPQIVRLERPSGGAQAIAEAAKLLSEARFPVILNGAGVVVGNAIADSQALAERLDAPVCCGYQHNDAFPGSHPLAVGPLGYNGSKAAMELIAEADVVLALGTRLNPFSTLPGYGIDYWPKQAKIIQVDINTDRIGLTKKVTVGIGGDAKQVAQQILAQLAPNAGDAGRAERKAKIHQTKSAWLQMLSSLDHEDDDPGTVWNQEARERDADRMSPRQAWRAIQAALPQDVIISTDIGNNCAIGNAYPTFEHGRRYLAPGMFGPCGYGFPAIIGAKIGCPDVPVIGFAGDGAFGISMNEMTSIGREEWPAITMVIFRNYQWGAEKRNTTLWYDNNFVGTELNPRFSFAKVAEGCQLKGVSVRTQEELTAALRQAVEDQAQGESTFVEVILNQELGEPFRRDAMKKPVPVAGIDPADMCEQMPV